A genomic segment from Corylus avellana chromosome ca5, CavTom2PMs-1.0 encodes:
- the LOC132182015 gene encoding protein DYAD, producing MEYLEDGGERQSLARHTLPRSSSICSLLEASEAIEHVRVGSFYQIDHSKLTPKTPYQLNSIRVVMVSEKTELNVAVRYPSTYSLRTHFSDGNCGKLEGKKLPALTEKYIMDSDLAGDVLYRRIPPQEIAEKQNSWSFWLVPSTVAEKDSGPALRTRLRNAVSKNGLCWSDLKLTGMVQWGKRKQVRFLGNLGEQNVETLSRKAKDEEEEEEEEEEGKGDEDEIEEIEEGLKVESSKTRKNLKRNCHGSSRAQKPKRAKHEKQCQIQVYNQSKKKKLKESIERWSVERYKLAEENMLKILKAERAVFGNPILRPALRTEARKLIGDTGLLDHLLKHMAGKVAPGGAERFRRRHNAEGAMEYWLESADLVNIRKEAGVQDPYWTPPPGWKPGDSPSQDPICARELRDLKEEIAKIQKGMQELETKKQEENLAIVPIPTSSVTTLTWDLKASLIPLKEMHIELMNRKSKIEKQLMEISQSLSGMEELMGMLKSRMEEPIMSETEAPPPLLIGSPTTTSDTERERKDQVEQNNKSAVEVTATEDKAAKIERLKSGFRICKPQGTFLWPNMATSPQSSSVVHLEDLLVVRTPPSASSATSAAHLLLPCKPHHPTSPVKPLAERLPAVSNIAGILNSLATPAPSPPPPPPETPQTTFKGCVINLNEPPQIQHSDTAGFCGSGTITYQRRHHNITSDASMPSLAMGKKDQDEETEAKDIMTSNCDEQQQTPCGGCSSSTSNSSCFPSGESLWLALATSNPSSYLKKSNRG from the exons ATGGAGTACTTGGAAGATGGAGGGGAAAGGCAATCTTTGGCCAGACATACACTGCCCAGAAGTTCTTCCATTTGTTCTCTACTCG AGGCTTCAGAGGCCATAGAGCACGTCAGAGTGGGTTCTTTCTATCAGATCGACCACTCCAAGCTCACCCCTAAAACCCCATATCAGCTTAACTCGATCCGGGTCGTCATG GTGAGTGAGAAGACGGAGCTTAATGTAGCAGTGAGGTACCCAAGCACTTACTCTCTTCGTACGCACTTCAGCGATGGGAACTGTGGGAAACTGGAGGGGAAGAAGCTCCCTGCTCTGACCGAGAAATACATAATGGATTCAGACCTGGCTGGAGACGTGCTTTACCGAAGAATACCACCCCAGGAAATTGCAGAAAAGCAAAACTCGTGGAGCTTCTGGTTGGTGCCTTCTACGGTGGCTGAGAAAGACTCGGGCCCAGCCTTGAGGACTAGGCTCAGAAATGCGGTTTCTAAAAACGGTTTGTGCTGGTCTGACCTCAAACTCACCGGGATGGTCCAGTGGGGTAAGCGTAAGCAGGTCCGGTTTCTAGGCAATCTCGGAGAGCAAAATGTTGAAACCTTATCGAGGAAGGcgaaagatgaagaagaagaagaagaagaagaagaagaagggaaaggAGATGAGGATGAGatagaagaaattgaagaaggtCTAAAGGTAGAGTCGTCTAAGACAAGGAAGAATCTTAAGAGAAACTGTCATGGTTCAAGCAGAGCTCAAAAACCCAAAAGAGCAAAGCATGAGAAGCAATGCCAGATCCAGGTTTACAATCAGAGTAAGAAGAAAAAGCTCAAAGAATCCATTGAAAGATGGTCTGTTGAGAG GTATAAGTTGGCTGAGGAGAACATGTTGAAGATTTTGAAGGCAGAACGAGCTGTCTTTGGGAACCCTATATTAAGGCCAGCTCTGAGAACGGAGGCAAGGAAGCTCATCGGCGATACTGGTTTGTTAGACCATTTGCTGAAGCATATGGCTGGAAAAGTGGCGCCCGGTGGGGCTGAGCGGTTCAGGCGGCGGCACAATGCTGAAGGGGCCATGGAGTATTGGCTGGAGAGTGCTGATCTAGTAAATATCAGAAAGGAAGCTGGGGTTCAGGACCCTTATTGGACTCCACCACCTGGATGGAAGCCTGGAGATAGCCCCTCCCAGGATCCCATTTGTGCCAGAGAGCTAAGGGATCTCAAGGAAGAAATTGCCAAAATACAAAA GGGTATGCAGGAGCTAGAGACCAAGAAGCAAGAGGAGAATCTAGCTATTGTCCCTATCCCAACCTCTTCTGTGACGACTCTGACATGGGACCTTAAAGCTTCATTGATTCCATTGAAG GAAATGCATATTGAATTGATGAATAGGAAATCTAAGATTGAAAAACAGCTGATGGAAATTTCACAATCTTTGAGCGGAATGGAG GAGTTAATGGGGATGCTGAAATCAAGAATGGAGGAACCAATCATGTCAGAAACAGAAGCACCACCGCCATTATTGATAGGATCGCCAACAACAACATCCGACactgaaagagagagaaaagatcaGGTGGAACAAAACAACAAATCAGCAGTAGAAGTGACAGCAACAGAGGACAAGGCAGCAAAGATAGAAAGGCTAAAGAGCGGGTTCAGGATTTGCAAGCCACAGGGTACCTTCCTGTGGCCAAACATGGCCACGTCCCCTCAGTCGTCGTCTGTGGTCCACCTTGAAGACCTCCTTGTAGTCCGGACCCCACCCTCAGCCTCTTCCGCCACCTCCGCTGCCCACCTCCTCCTTCCATGTAAGCCCCACCACCCAACTTCACCTGTCAAACCATTGGCTGAGAGGCTACCAGCTGTCAGCAATATTGCCGGCATTCTTAACAGTCTCGCTACACCCGCcccatctcctcctcctcctccacctgAGACCCCACAAACCACTTTCAAGGGCTGTGTCATCAACCTCAATGAACCCCCTCAGATCCAACACAGCGACACAGCTGGCTTCTGTGGGAGTGGGACCATCACCTACCAAAGACGCCACCATAACATTACCTCCGATGCTTCAATGCCAAGT TTGGCAATGGGTAAGAAAGATCAGGACGAGGAAACAGAAGCAAAGGACATCATGACAAGCAACTGTGATGAGCAGCAGCAAACTCCTTGTGGAGGTTGCTCCTCTTCCACCTCCAACTCCTCGTGTTTTCCATCAGGAGAAAGCTTGTGGTTGGCTCTGGCTACTTCCAACCCATCATCGTATTTGAAAAAGTCTAATCGGGGTTGA
- the LOC132182774 gene encoding 8-amino-7-oxononanoate synthase has protein sequence METMSLWDNLVEEALAKLQSLKLLRSLRPIHLSSHQPGKAIENETQNSSNSEQEEKGHEFFQVFDKMQPWDRSSVEVQMAEETFQRWIRDLPSTGDEASCRDEVTDNEEKACPQQSKRLLLFSGNDYLGLSSHPTIGNAAAKAAQKHGMGPRGSALICGYTNYHRLLESSLADLKKKEDCLLCPTGFAANMALMVALGNIVALLAAGRKLLEEEKIAIFSDALNHASIIDGIRLAERYRSVEVFIYQHCDMSHLNELLSKCKMKRKVVVTDGLFSMDGDFAPMVELVKLRKKHQFLLIVDDAHGTFVCGKNGGGVAEEFNCEGDVDICIGTLSKAAGCSGGFIACSKNWKQLIQSRGRSFIFSTAMPVPIAAAAHAAVIVAKKETWRRREIWQRVHDFHTLTGIPITSPIISLIVGSEEKALQASRHLLRSGFHVTAIRPPTVPPNSCRLRVALSAVHTMDDLKKLTTALSHCINFQDIGYQIPIGYARL, from the exons aTGGAGACAATGAGCTTGTGGGACAACTTGGTCGAAGAGGCACTAGCAAAGCTTCAATCTTTGAAACTCCTTCGGTCTCTGAGACCCATTCACCTCTCCAGTCACCAGCCAGGAAAAGCCATTGAAAATGAAACTCAAAACTCCTCGAATTCcgaacaagaagaaaaaggacaCGAATTCTTCcaggtgtttgataaaatgcagCCCTGGGACCGGTCCTCTGTGGAGGTTCAGATGGCCGAAGAAACATTTCAAAGATGGATCCGTGACCTTCCCAGTACTG GAGACGAGGCTTCCTGTAGAGATGAAGTAACTGATAATGAAGAAAAGGCTTGTCCTCAGCAATCCAAAAGGCTACTTTTGTTCTCTGGAAATGATTATTTGGGCTTGAGCTCACATCCGACAATTGGAAATGCTGCTGCGAAG GCAGCCCAAAAACATGGAATGGGCCCAAGGGGTTCTGCTCTAATTTGCGGCTATACCAATTACCATAGGCTACTAGAGTCAAGCTTGGCAGATCTGAAGAAAAAAGAG GATTGCCTTCTTTGTCCTACTGGGTTTGCAGCCAATATGGCCTTAATGGTAGCATTAGGAAATATTGTTGCTCTCTTGGCTGCAGGCAGAAAACTTTTGGAGGAAGAGAAGATTGCCATATTTTCTGATGCACTGAATCATGCATCAATAATAGATGGTATTCGTCTTGCGGAGCGATACCGAAGTGTTGAAGTGTTCATCTATCAACATTGTGACATGTCTCACCTTAATGAGCTCTT ATCGAAATGCAAAATGAAGAGGAAAGTCGTTGTCACTGATGG TTTGTTTAGTATGGATGGAGATTTTGCACCAATGGTTGAGCTAGTAAAGCTTCGTAAGAAGCATCAGTTCTTGTTAATCGTTGATGAT GCTCATGGAACATTTGTTTGTGGAAAAAATGGGGGTGGAGTAGCTGAGGAGTTCAATTGTGAAGGAGATGTTGACATATGCATTGGCACTTTGAGTAAGGCTGCAGGTTGCAGTGGTGGATTCATAGCATGCAG CAAAAATTGGAAGCAACTCATACAATCAAGGGGTCGCTCCTTTATATTTTCAACTGCTATGCCAGTCCCCATTGCTGCAGCTGCCCATG CTGCTGTAATTGTGGCGAAAAAGGAGACATGGCGTAGAAGGGAAATTTGGCAACGGGTGCACGATTTTCATACTCTTACTGGAATCCCCATCACAAGTCCCATAATATCTCTTATTGTAGGGAGTGAAGAAAAGGCCCTACAAGCCAGccg GCATTTGTTGAGATCTGGCTTCCATGTAACTGCAATCAGACCCCCAACAGTGCCTCCCAACTCATGCAG GCTAAGGGTAGCCCTGAGTGCAGTGCACACAATGGATGATCTGAAGAAGCTCACCACTGCACTCTCGCACTGCATTAATTTCCAAGATATTGGCTACCAAATCCCAATTGGATATGCAAGGCTGTAG
- the LOC132180827 gene encoding E3 ubiquitin protein ligase RIN2 isoform X1, with the protein MGVRYIAISALSTVLSFVGLQFWTELSLDKLKSDGLIGENFIHSENASRVIELLLGSYATIGLLTNFVLNVFIFLVLCLKNIFFVELYPSETRKLLERLINYVIYKGMFLPLVVPPTIYQAGLWSIWLTVICSLKMFQALARDRLERLNASPSATPWAYFRVYSVLLLVLSVDFLWIRLCLVIYKALGSSMFLLLFFEPFSIAFETLQAILVHGFQLLDVWLHHSAGSSENCQRFKFFDTSAAGSLSEWKGILIRNLGFSLDMATLLMALGHYVHIWWLHGMAFHLVDAVLFLNIRVNICALLSAIWKRVKGFIKLRKALGALHAALPDATTEELQAYDDECAICREPMAKAKKLLCKHLFHLACLRSWLDQGLSETYSCPTCRKPLFVGRPEIEANHGTGEVSSDEQLAHQISAGLDRQNSSGHTLPTGVFPGQTQNLMEGGPWRSGGLDSSWLHAWPNQGIDGAGPSTAGRSVGLGRVQMMMRHLASVGETYAQTALEDGAWSLWPVNPSQAAATGTPIPPAAAGRYPGGGGGLRMRTTPHPANDNLANILAMAETVREVLPHMPDDIIFQDLQRTNSVTVTVNNLLQM; encoded by the exons ATGGGCGTGCGCTATATAGCCATCTCGGCGCTGTCTACGGTGCTAAGCTTTGTGGGTTTGCAATTCTGGACGGAATTGTCTTTAGATAAGCTAAAGTCAGATGGACTAATTGGTGAGAATTTTATTCACTCGGAGAATGCAAGCCGTGTCATCGAGCTGCTTTTGGGTTCTTATGCCACCATTGGACTGCTGACGAATTTTGTACTCAAtgtatttattttccttgttctttgtCTAAAG AATATATTCTTTGTGGAGTTGTATCCGTCAGAAACTCGGAAACTGTTGGAACGTCTTATCAATTATGTTATTTACAAG GGGATGTTTCTACCTCTGGTTGTTCCACCAACAATATACCAAGCAGGCTTGTGGTCAATATGGTTGACTGTTATTTGCTCTCTAAAG ATGTTTCAAGCTTTGGCCAGAGATAGACTTGAACGTTTGAATGCCTCTCCTTCTGCTACACCATGGGCATATTTTCGTGTATATTCAGTCTTATTACTGGTCCTCTCCGTTGACTTTTTATG GATTAGGCTGTGTCTGGTAATATATAAAGCTCTGGGTTCATCCATGTTTCTGTTGTTATTCTTTGAGCCTTTCAGTATTGCTTTTGAGACACTTCAG GCTATTTTAGTTCATGGATTTCAGTTGCTTGATGTATGGCTGCATCATTCAGCAGGGAGCAGTGAAAATTGCCAAAGGTTCAAATTTTTTGATACATCAGCAGCAG GTTCATTATCAGAATGGAAAGGCATTCTCATTCGGAATTTGGGGTTTTCCCTAGACATGGCAACATTGTTAATGGCACTCGGTCATTATGTGCATATTTGGTGGCTGCATGGCATGGCATTTCATCTTGTGGACGCCGTCCTCTTCCTAAATATACGTGTAAATATTTGT GCCTTGCTAAGTGCTATTTGGAAGCGTGTAAAAGGATTTATCAAATTGAGAAAAGCTTTAGGTGCTCTCCATGCTGCCCTTCCTGATGCAACAACTGAAGAGCTACAAGCATATGATGATGAATGTGCCATCTGTAGG GAACCAATGGCTAAGGCTAAAAAGTTACTCTGCAAGCATCTTTTTCATCTTGCATGCTTGAGATCTTG GTTGGATCAAGGTTTAAGTGAGACTTATTCATGTCCCACTTGTCGAAAGCCGCTTTTTGTTGGCAGACCTGAAATTGAAGCCAACCACGGTACTGGAGAAGTTTCTAGCGATGAGCAGCTTGCCCATCAAATAAGTGCTGGACTTGATCGTCAAAACTCTTCTGGACATACCCTACCAACTGGAGTATTCCCTGGTCAGACACAGAACCTTATGGAAGGCGGTCCTTGGAG GAGTGGGGGACTGGATTCAAGTTGGTTGCATGCTTGGCCTAACCAAGGTATTGATGGAGCTGGACCCTCTACTGCTGGCAGATCAGTTGGATTAGGGAGAGTCCAGATGATGATGAGGCATCTTGCATCTGTAGGAGAAACCTACGCCCAGACTGCCCTTGAAGATGGTGCTTGGAGCCTTTGGCCTGTGAATCCCTCTCAGGCTGCTGCAACTGGTACACCCATCCCTCCTGCTGCTGCTGGAAGATACCCTGGAGGAGGTGGTGGTTTACGTATGAGGACTACTCCACACCCTGCAAATGACAACTTAGCCAACATACTTGCCATGGCTGAGACGGTACGCGAAGTTTTGCCACACATGCCTGATGACATAATTTTCCAG GACTTGCAGCGAACAAATTCTGTCACTGTTACCGTGAATAATCTTCTCCAAATGTGA
- the LOC132180827 gene encoding E3 ubiquitin protein ligase RIN2 isoform X2, whose protein sequence is MGVRYIAISALSTVLSFVGLQFWTELSLDKLKSDGLIGENFIHSENASRVIELLLGSYATIGLLTNFVLNVFIFLVLCLKNIFFVELYPSETRKLLERLINYVIYKGMFLPLVVPPTIYQAGLWSIWLTVICSLKMFQALARDRLERLNASPSATPWAYFRVYSVLLLVLSVDFLWIRLCLVIYKALGSSMFLLLFFEPFSIAFETLQAILVHGFQLLDVWLHHSAGSSENCQRFKFFDTSAAGSLSEWKGILIRNLGFSLDMATLLMALGHYVHIWWLHGMAFHLVDAVLFLNIRALLSAIWKRVKGFIKLRKALGALHAALPDATTEELQAYDDECAICREPMAKAKKLLCKHLFHLACLRSWLDQGLSETYSCPTCRKPLFVGRPEIEANHGTGEVSSDEQLAHQISAGLDRQNSSGHTLPTGVFPGQTQNLMEGGPWRSGGLDSSWLHAWPNQGIDGAGPSTAGRSVGLGRVQMMMRHLASVGETYAQTALEDGAWSLWPVNPSQAAATGTPIPPAAAGRYPGGGGGLRMRTTPHPANDNLANILAMAETVREVLPHMPDDIIFQDLQRTNSVTVTVNNLLQM, encoded by the exons ATGGGCGTGCGCTATATAGCCATCTCGGCGCTGTCTACGGTGCTAAGCTTTGTGGGTTTGCAATTCTGGACGGAATTGTCTTTAGATAAGCTAAAGTCAGATGGACTAATTGGTGAGAATTTTATTCACTCGGAGAATGCAAGCCGTGTCATCGAGCTGCTTTTGGGTTCTTATGCCACCATTGGACTGCTGACGAATTTTGTACTCAAtgtatttattttccttgttctttgtCTAAAG AATATATTCTTTGTGGAGTTGTATCCGTCAGAAACTCGGAAACTGTTGGAACGTCTTATCAATTATGTTATTTACAAG GGGATGTTTCTACCTCTGGTTGTTCCACCAACAATATACCAAGCAGGCTTGTGGTCAATATGGTTGACTGTTATTTGCTCTCTAAAG ATGTTTCAAGCTTTGGCCAGAGATAGACTTGAACGTTTGAATGCCTCTCCTTCTGCTACACCATGGGCATATTTTCGTGTATATTCAGTCTTATTACTGGTCCTCTCCGTTGACTTTTTATG GATTAGGCTGTGTCTGGTAATATATAAAGCTCTGGGTTCATCCATGTTTCTGTTGTTATTCTTTGAGCCTTTCAGTATTGCTTTTGAGACACTTCAG GCTATTTTAGTTCATGGATTTCAGTTGCTTGATGTATGGCTGCATCATTCAGCAGGGAGCAGTGAAAATTGCCAAAGGTTCAAATTTTTTGATACATCAGCAGCAG GTTCATTATCAGAATGGAAAGGCATTCTCATTCGGAATTTGGGGTTTTCCCTAGACATGGCAACATTGTTAATGGCACTCGGTCATTATGTGCATATTTGGTGGCTGCATGGCATGGCATTTCATCTTGTGGACGCCGTCCTCTTCCTAAATATACGT GCCTTGCTAAGTGCTATTTGGAAGCGTGTAAAAGGATTTATCAAATTGAGAAAAGCTTTAGGTGCTCTCCATGCTGCCCTTCCTGATGCAACAACTGAAGAGCTACAAGCATATGATGATGAATGTGCCATCTGTAGG GAACCAATGGCTAAGGCTAAAAAGTTACTCTGCAAGCATCTTTTTCATCTTGCATGCTTGAGATCTTG GTTGGATCAAGGTTTAAGTGAGACTTATTCATGTCCCACTTGTCGAAAGCCGCTTTTTGTTGGCAGACCTGAAATTGAAGCCAACCACGGTACTGGAGAAGTTTCTAGCGATGAGCAGCTTGCCCATCAAATAAGTGCTGGACTTGATCGTCAAAACTCTTCTGGACATACCCTACCAACTGGAGTATTCCCTGGTCAGACACAGAACCTTATGGAAGGCGGTCCTTGGAG GAGTGGGGGACTGGATTCAAGTTGGTTGCATGCTTGGCCTAACCAAGGTATTGATGGAGCTGGACCCTCTACTGCTGGCAGATCAGTTGGATTAGGGAGAGTCCAGATGATGATGAGGCATCTTGCATCTGTAGGAGAAACCTACGCCCAGACTGCCCTTGAAGATGGTGCTTGGAGCCTTTGGCCTGTGAATCCCTCTCAGGCTGCTGCAACTGGTACACCCATCCCTCCTGCTGCTGCTGGAAGATACCCTGGAGGAGGTGGTGGTTTACGTATGAGGACTACTCCACACCCTGCAAATGACAACTTAGCCAACATACTTGCCATGGCTGAGACGGTACGCGAAGTTTTGCCACACATGCCTGATGACATAATTTTCCAG GACTTGCAGCGAACAAATTCTGTCACTGTTACCGTGAATAATCTTCTCCAAATGTGA